One part of the Plasmodium yoelii strain 17X genome assembly, chromosome: 13 genome encodes these proteins:
- a CDS encoding erythrocyte membrane protein, translating to MNKNFNISNYNLDLIKCLQNESGIYFILDPTKAIHDKKHSDVYDIFIPENSDGVTLHVQKVNNEYKCIGVSITKRGIDINTGTRIFNTKIADWLEQLFNFNKTLGNNNNANNNENEDGNNSTENRTNNLNGKNNWSNMERNGPNNHGFGTIVNNKNTSINANPINNIGSNNNNDQGNASGDDKDANDIDGNDHLENSDDNNNSIINNGNNNKYNNNYNNVRHNLSNNQTGAPITNLIKNSKGGYDNFENNDNYNNAINMTNKTKNNKNPINQGNCNLNVNSNLSTHIIPSSNLSSSQSKKQNQHTKQIRLNQMNNSHKSHLMQYHNSNYDDKNSKLYNNVNSSNTVINKHISSENSGAPHGSASNNNDAVKINKIGCNTRQKNAPHILHNSNNNRDGNNNSCKGQQPYNENLGYRPTLFNLLEVLSNHNITTPDQRVCIRGIVTDFLNNELPHGKIYAYIGAVVGHDILHDIIKKLEKDPNRNAVPDASGLARIEASFGLSKSSYDFMNHNSTNSSMNNIPNVLFNNRNLNSALLNNHIYSNILSNVANNNNNNNIGDNMGHSGMLNADSEKIGNNKTANDINNMMMKYGDNDKSGGSYNNNMLNINKKKALNMLNMRYMDNNNNNNSNNNNNMTDMGNLGMGNMNNTDNGYMNQMNIDLANLENLNNAKNSGLSMHDYLYASKNLHNANPLNRNNNIVEDEEELMKVIKKNIETYKMNNIKNILISSVFGRIKWLKIMNESPHAYLYGHSIVKYGNKLYMFGGTNNKHKKVPFNHTLTFSLIYYNYKLLPLSGNYPDERDGHTTHLVSLKSGLSVFLFGGANNNIYYNDIYILDMETRKWSKRIVNGKLPLPRHQHCSLVYPAKSEHLRGEKLNLTEGVIIYGGKCLYNNNNIVNLNDMWIFLFQANMWVRINYLGDQIPIGRYGMNLIWSDTNTLCLFGGECLQSDKNYKTRKLLDDMWTFRLNTPLLINNTEDIGADVKYLSYENTVNTQSEVHKHQKGTKTDSHLNNSNGNNGISTHDNNNNNDNYYGQTDNINDKNGINENDNKMGNNNESQAVDNKGGIENNNSNNNNSNNNNNNNNSNNSNNNNSSNNSSNTNLINKIKIAGEWKREIYEGNIGSRSNYSSIFITQRHQDFKGAEPKTIEKLMLLCSGITYDNKLKIVSSDEIYVYFFSQKRWYLLKGKLYNEEYMYSARQRHVGCFFESKNVLGRSNRNPVPCIFIHGGFKKNSVFGDAWLLSLTGENPLRLYEYDTCREKISTTQMPLYYFRDTHSISLLYTFCTLQKWLFGAFANLVDNSVYAINPAENVFIKYELTPEHDGMISIQDDGEGLDFNAMNRILRMYGNYKNYDNNSFYNNNNNNNIKKHSLPNNDDSDGYEIDNYDENDENDENEQAHNEETNNNNEPNNNENNNSDQNNNQCDNNNNNAAFDKTGNNNTESNQTQPNAENDTKSEKGPDGENNNNLSGSNCEGIIKKENETRNKNGVIGKKKCTWNDSFYYKKKNQHYFYNDISNSIFDIKYGVGFKTAFARIASSCAIMSRTINTIGIGLLSLELMNHCDAKELATPLCMWKLPNKELINRNIANKSEHRHHQKLLMSYTPFNSPSLLAEQINILGTYSGTRLLYWNFRDDMDFIIFNPTNNNIYLSSSPLSIDELKNKNKKQKNTQGEGSNFSSKYQGVKDIKFPNRIIKRKGVFEEDGNLKKLKTDVENSDEQVEKNEDIIADDKNEENIKKEHDNISNSSKNNIILDNNNNNNDDNNNNDGDENTTNCNEKLKYEDELKYNNNNYFKKRMNLFEYNSHLTPNISKEKYNMNQIFPLWDHPKDSIDYCLSTYLYWLYLRRSTNIFLQNTLLIPTCMRREKDMNQNKNNNDNNKGKKKGTKSTKLRNKKINKQNDEKIANTEENNGEKIPNTSETVLENNNSFVKSELIQEKNDDNNHVDAQNEANVNNEKGENISEQNQNTEINNNGIKNENVCTNKVEGEKEENNNLEDGKKNNNCENDTNGGLTKLEKQKLEEALEYGISQNVQPQNSANKNGTDDEEEEDEEDEEEEEEEEEEEEEEEEEEEEEEEKEKEKEEVSKNNEDNGNINETNNDVENEKAEVEGEINQVDEGGVVKTETQNEMETENNVEDGNETNKKNKKENKNKVGKTIDDTNEDSIASRRKRRKKKDDLSADTTANDKKNGEIEKMKKENYVNVYMENFKIKDEYYINNPSKYTLYHFLRRKLYKMVESHYLFTPADHTYGSFIMMGFLNDNNNTSIEVNRVCETGILLYYKNRLIKRLDAPFIDTPYNLFLSKYPPNPSLYEGNLYKYALTVIVNVPNWLKPSVSKQEFVHENNHAFLVFKKKLVTLIKHYLSICEDVVKLNKWRESRDMKLKKYLEKIQNQSVKSRNDSDYENDDDNNNNSKNKNFNIIYNNDEEGDNYMNDQNDGNKKKKEEINYSGKNKTPYTNDSEPILHKNKKTKTNNNDDSNKRDHNPTSENESANNDNENNQENDVLEGEKEQEDDEYDQEAENRPNFQDEKDEHEENEEEAEEEEEEEEEEDPDDEEYNAEMDDQKNRSVEQETEEEMIEEDEEYEPEDE from the coding sequence atgAATAAAAATTTCAATATTTCCAATTATAATTTAGATTTAATTAAATGCTTGCAAAATGAATCTGGAATATACTTTATATTAGATCCGACAAAAGCGATACATGACAAAAAACATTCAGATGTCTATGATATATTTATCCCAGAAAATAGTGATGGAGTTACATTACATGTTCAGAAagtaaataatgaatataaatgtatagGGGTAAGTATAACCAAACGAGGAATAGATATAAATACTGGGACACGAATatttaatacaaaaatagCTGATTGGTTAGAGCagctttttaattttaataaaacattaggaaataataataatgcaaataataatgaaaatgaagatgGAAATAATAGTACAGAAAATCGGACTAACAATTTAAACGGTAAAAATAATTGGTCTAATATGGAAAGAAACGGACCAAACAATCATGGTTTCGGTACAATTgttaataacaaaaataccAGTATTAATGCAAatccaataaataatatcggatctaataataataatgatcaAGGAAATGCAAGCGGTGATGATAAAGATGCAAACGATATTGATGGAAATGATCATCTTGAAAATtctgatgataataataattctattataaataatggaaataataataaatataataataattataataatgttaggcataatttatcaaataatCAAACAGGCGCACCtataacaaatttaataaaaaactcAAAAGGTGGATATgataattttgaaaacaatgataattataataatgcaaTTAATATGAccaataaaacaaaaaataataaaaatccaATAAATCAAGGAAATTGCAATTTAAATGTAAACAGTAATTTATCGACACATATAATACCTTCGTCAAATTTATCTTCATCTCAATCGAAGAAACAAAATCAACATACTAAACAAATCCGATTAAATCAAATGAATAATTCTCATAAATCACACTTAATGCAATATCATAATTCTAattatgatgataaaaatagtaagTTATATAACAATGTAAATTCTAGCAATACtgtaataaataaacacATTTCTTCTGAAAATTCTGGAGCACCTCATGGTTCTGCttctaataataatgatgcggttaaaataaataagataGGATGTAATACTAGACAGAAAAATGCACCTCATATTTTACacaatagtaataataatagagatggaaataataattcatGCAAAGGCCAACAGccatataatgaaaatttggGTTATAGACCtactttatttaatttgttaGAAGTTTTATCAAATCATAATATTACGACACCAGATCAAAGAGTGTGTATTAGAGGAATAGTAACGGATTTcttaaataatgaattaccacatggaaaaatatatgcatatatcgGTGCAGTAGTAGGGCATGATATATTGcatgatataataaaaaaattagaaaaagatCCTAATCGAAATGCCGTACCAGATGCATCTGGATTAGCTAGAATCGAAGCTTCTTTTGGGTTAAGTAAATCATCTTACGATTTTATGAATCATAATTCAACTAATTCATCTATGAATAATATTCctaatgttttatttaataaccGAAATTTAAATAGTGCACTATTGaataatcatatatattcaaatatacTATCAAACGtggcaaataataataataataataatattgggGATAATATGGGTCACTCTGGAATGTTAAATGCGGATAGTGAAAAAATTGGGAACAATAAAACAGCTAacgatattaataatatgatGATGAAATATGGAGATAATGATAAATCAGGAGGTTcttacaataataatatgttaaatataaacaaaaaaaaagcacTTAATATGTTAAACATGAGATATAtggataataataataataataatagtaataataataataatatgactGATATGGGAAATTTAGGAATGGGTAATATGAACAATACAGATAATGGTTATATGAATCAAATGAATATTGATCTAGCtaatttagaaaatttaaataatgctAAAAATTCTGGATTATCAATGcatgattatttatatgccTCTAAAAATCTTCACAATGCTAATCCTCttaatagaaataataatatagttgAAGATGAAGAAGAATTAATGAaggttataaaaaaaaatattgaaacatataaaatgaataatataaaaaatatattaatatcatCTGTTTTTGGTAGAATTAAGTggttaaaaataatgaatgaATCTCCacatgcatatttatatggGCATAGTATAGTCAAATATGgcaataaattatatatgtttgGAGGTACTAATAATAAGCATAAAAAAGTACCATTTAATCATACATTAACATTTAgtctaatttattataactaTAAATTATTACCATTGAGTGGTAATTATCCTGATGAAAGAGATGGACATACAACACATTTGGTTTCATTGAAGTCTGGATTAtctgtatttttatttggtggtgctaataataatatatattataatgatatatatatattagatatGGAAACACGAAAATGGTCAAAAAGAATTGTAAATGGAAAATTACCATTGCCTAGACATCAACATTGTTCATTAGTTTATCCAGCAAAAAGTGAGCATTTAAGAggagaaaaattaaatttaactGAAGGAGTTATAATTTATGGAGGtaaatgtttatataataataataatattgttaatttaaatgatatgtggatttttttatttcaagcAAATATGTGGGTACGTATAAATTATTTAGGAGATCAAATACCTATTGGAAGATATGGAATGAATTTAATTTGGTCTGATACAAATACGTTATGTTTATTTGGTGGAGAATGTTTACAATCCgacaaaaattataaaactaGAAAACTTCTTGATGATATGTGGACTTTTAGATTAAACACGCCATTATTAATTAACAATACAGAAGATATAGGTGCAGATGTAAAATATCTTTCTTATGAAAATACAGTAAATACTCAATCCGAAGTTCACAAGCATCAAAAAGGAACAAAAACAGATTctcatttaaataattcaaatggAAATAATGGAATTTCTACTCatgataataacaataataatgataattattATGGTCAAACTGATAacataaatgataaaaatggaataaatgaaaatgacaATAAAATGGGAAACAATAATGAATCTCAGGCTGTAGATAATAAAGGAggtatagaaaataataatagtaataataataatagcaataataataataataataataatagtaataatagcaataataacaatagcaGTAACAATAGCAGTAACACCAActtaataaacaaaataaaaatagcagGAGAATGGAAACGAGAAATATATGAAGGAAATATCGGATCCAGATCAAACTATAGTAGTATTTTCATTACTCAAAGACATCAAGATTTTAAAGGTGCAGAACCCAAAACTATTGAAAAATTAATGCTTCTATGTAGTGGAATAActtatgataataaattaaaaatagtttCAAGTGATgaaatttatgtatattttttttcacaaaaaagatggtatttattaaaagggaaattatataatgaagAATATATGTATAGTGCAAGACAAAGACATGTAGGATGTTTTTTTgaatcaaaaaatgtattaggTCGATCAAATAGAAATCCTGTTCcatgtatatttatacatggtggttttaaaaaaaattctgtATTTGGTGATGCATGGTTATTATCTTTGACTGGAGAAAATCCATTAAGATTATATGAATATGATACATGTAGAGAGAAAATATCAACAACACAAATGccattatattattttcgagATACTCATTCAATaagtttattatatactttttgtACATTACAAAAATGGCTATTTGGTGCTTTTGCTAATTTAGTAGATAATTCAGTATATGCTATAAATCCAGCAGAAAATGTTTTTATCAAATATGAACTTACTCCTGAACATGATGGCATGATATCTATTCAAGATGATGGGGAAGGATTAGATTTTAATGCAATGAATCGAATATTAAGAATGTatggaaattataaaaattatgataataattcattttataataataacaataataataatataaaaaaacattcgCTACCTAATAATGATGATTCAGATGGTTATGAAATAGATAATTATGATGAAAacgatgaaaatgatgaaaatgaacaGGCACATAATGAAGaaactaataataataatgaacccaacaataatgaaaataataattctgaTCAAAATAACAACCAATgtgacaataataataataatgcagCTTTTGATAAAACTGGAAATAACAATACTGAATCAAATCAAACGCAACCGAATGCAGAAAATGATACAAAATCAGAAAAAGGACCAGAtggtgaaaataataataatttatcagGATCAAATTGTGaaggaataataaaaaaagaaaatgaaacaCGTAACAAAAATGGTGTTATTGGAAAGAAGAAATGTACATGGAATGAcagtttttattataaaaaaaaaaatcaacattatttttataatgacATTTCTAATAGTATATTTGATATTAAATATGGTGTAGGTTTTAAAACTGCATTTGCTAGAATTGCATCAAGTTGTGCAATCATGTCAAGAACAATTAACACAATAGGTATTGGTTTATTGTCACTCGAATTAATGAATCATTGTGATGCTAAAGAATTGGCTACCCCTTTATGTATGTGGAAATTACCAAataaagaattaataaatcGAAATATTGCTAACAAATCAGAACATAGACATCatcaaaaattattaatgtCTTATACTCCATTTAACAGTCCAAGTTTATTAGCTGAgcaaattaatatattaggTACATATAGCGGTACTCGATTATTATATTGGAATTTTAGAGATGATATggattttattatttttaatccaacaaataataatatatatcttaGTAGCTCACCATTAAGTATTGATGAactcaaaaataaaaataaaaaacaaaaaaatacacaagGGGAAGGATCAAATTTTAGCTCAAAATATCAAGGTGTAAAAGATATCAAATTTCCTAACCGAATAATTAAACGAAAAGGGGTTTTTGAGGAAGAtggaaatttaaaaaaactcAAAACAGATGTTGAAAATTCAGATGAACaagttgaaaaaaatgaggatATTATTgctgatgataaaaatgaagaaaatattaaaaaagaacATGACAATATAAGTAACTcctcaaaaaataatataattcttgataataataataataataatgatgataataataataatgatggtGATGAAAATACAACAAATTGTAATGAAAAACTAAAATATGAAgatgaattaaaatataataataataattattttaaaaaaagaatgaatttatttgaatataattCTCATTTAACTCCAAATATTtcaaaagaaaaatataacatgAATCAAATATTTCCATTATGGGATCATCCAAAAGATAGTATTGATTATTGTTTAtcaacatatttatattggcTATACTTACGTAGAagtacaaatatatttttgcaaAATACTTTATTAATACCTACATGTATGAGAAGAGAAAAAGATatgaatcaaaataaaaataataatgataataataaaggaaaaaaaaaaggaacaaAATCAACCAAATtacgaaataaaaaaataaacaaacaaaatgatgaaaaaatagCTAATACTGAAGAAAATAATGGTGAAAAAATCCCAAACACATCTGAAACtgttttagaaaataataactcTTTTGTAAAATCTGAGCTAAtacaagaaaaaaatgatgataacaATCATGTTGATGCTCAAAATGAAGCTAAtgtaaataatgaaaaaggaGAAAATATTTCTGAACAAAATCAAAATactgaaataaataataatggaataaaaaatgaaaatgtttGTACAAATAAAGTAGAGGGAGAAaaggaagaaaataataatcttgaggatggaaaaaaaaacaacaattGTGAGAATGATACAAATGGAGGGTTAACAAAAttagaaaaacaaaaactTGAAGAAGCATTAGAATATGGTATATCCCAAAATGTTCAACCTCAAAACTCtgcaaataaaaatggaacaGATGATGAAGAGGAAGAAGATGAAGAGGATGAGGAAGAAGAAGAGGAGGAAGAGGAGGaggaagaagaagaagaagaggAAGAGGAAGAAGAGgaggaaaaagaaaaagaaaaagaagaagtttcgaaaaataatgaagataatggaaatataaatgaaacaaataatgatgtagaaaatgaaaaagcaGAAGTTGAAGGTGAAATTAATCAAGTAGATGAAGGAGGAGTAGTAAAAACAGAAACACAAAATGAAATGGAAACTGAAAATAATGTAGAAGATGGTaatgaaacaaataaaaaaaataaaaaagaaaataaaaataaagttggAAAAACTATTGATGATACAAACGAAGATAGTATTGCTAGTAGAAggaaaagaagaaaaaaaaaagatgattTATCAGCTGACACAACAgctaatgataaaaaaaatggagaaatagaaaaaatgaaaaaagaaaattatgttaatgtatatatggaaaattttaaaattaaagatgaatattatattaataatccAAGTAAATATACATTATACCACTTTTTAagaagaaaattatataaaatggtAGAAAgccattatttatttactcCTGCAGATCATACATATGGTTCTTTTATTATGATGGgatttttaaatgataataataacactAGTATAGAAGTTAATCGAGTATGTGAAACtggtatattattatattataaaaatagattAATAAAAAGATTAGATGCTCCATTTATTGATACaccatataatttatttttatcaaaatatccTCCTAACCCTTCTTTATATGAAggaaatttatataaatatgcttTGACTGTTATTGTTAATGTTCCCAATTGGTTAAAACCCTCTGTTAGCAAACAAGAATTCGTTCATGAAAATAATCACGCATTTCttgtttttaaaaagaaGTTAGTTACattaataaaacattatttATCTATTTGTGAAGATGTTGTTAAGCTTAACAAATGGAGAGAGTCAAGAgatatgaaattaaaaaaatatttagaaaaaatcCAAAACCAAAGTGTAAAAAGCCGAAACGATTCAGattatgaaaatgatgatgacaataataataatagtaaaaataaaaattttaacattatatataataatgatgaagaGGGagataattatatgaatgaTCAAAAtgatggaaataaaaaaaaaaaagaagaaattaattattcgggaaaaaataaaacaccATATACAAATGATAGCGAACCAATTTtacacaaaaataaaaaaactaaaacaaataataatgatgattcAAATAAAAGAGATCATAATCCAACATCAGAAAATGAATCAgctaataatgataatgaaaataatcaAGAAAATGATGTTTTGGAAGGAGAAAAAGAACAAGAAGATGATGAATATGATCAAGAGGCTGAAAATCGTCCAAATTTTCAAGATGAAAAAGATGAACATGAAGAAAATGAGGAGGAAGCTGAAGAAGAAGAGGAAGAGGAAGAGGAAGAAGATCCTGATGATGAAGAATATAATGCTGAAATGGATGATCAAAAAAATCGAAGTGTTGAACAAGAGACTGAGGAAGAAATGATAGAAGAAGATGAAGAATATGAACCAGAGGATgaatga